The Myxococcota bacterium genome contains a region encoding:
- a CDS encoding MBL fold metallo-hydrolase: MATKITFHGAAGTVTGSCYRIEHSRGQFLVDCGLFQGNKSVRELNWRPFPFDAGKLDYLIVTHAHIDHAGLVPKLVRHGFDQPIYATRPTKDLLAFLLPDSASIQESDAARANKRRAREGKPLIEPAYTSEHAEQALNRTDAQAYETWFSPGPGVRARFWNAGHILGSASVEVEIENGKSGDRPLRLLFSGDLGPDEKAFYADPEAPQGFDYILCESTYGGRQREEATLRQRRKTLRKEIRDAIARGGNLVIPSFAVERSQELLHDIGVLLSRREIPQVTVFLDSPLARKVTGVFVRYASTLEEIEVDEKEIFRHPNFEIVQSVDGSKAIKDHDGPAIILSASGMCDAGRIKHHLRNNLWRKDSTVLFVGYQAPGTLGHILQGGAKSVRIHGKEVDVNARIRRIGNYSAHADQDELVAWVQERLPVHGGVFLTHGEQEQRKLLKKALVASGVAAKRVLLPDLDETFTLTPSSATGKPAKKRRIDPAELERDWYNDYAALILALGKRLEGLKEPGERKKLIRKLQRALG, from the coding sequence ATGGCCACGAAGATCACCTTTCACGGCGCCGCCGGAACCGTCACCGGGTCCTGTTACCGCATCGAGCATTCGCGCGGACAGTTCCTCGTCGATTGCGGGCTGTTCCAGGGCAACAAGTCGGTTCGCGAACTGAACTGGCGCCCCTTCCCCTTCGACGCCGGCAAGCTCGACTATCTGATCGTCACCCACGCCCACATCGATCACGCGGGCCTCGTCCCCAAGCTCGTCCGCCACGGTTTCGACCAGCCGATCTACGCCACGCGCCCGACGAAGGACCTGCTCGCCTTCCTGCTCCCCGATTCGGCGAGCATCCAGGAGTCGGACGCGGCGCGCGCGAACAAGCGCCGCGCCCGCGAGGGGAAGCCGCTCATCGAACCCGCCTACACCTCCGAGCACGCGGAGCAGGCGTTGAACCGCACCGACGCCCAGGCCTACGAGACCTGGTTCTCGCCCGGCCCCGGCGTGCGGGCGCGCTTCTGGAACGCGGGGCACATCCTCGGGTCGGCTTCCGTCGAAGTGGAGATCGAGAACGGGAAGTCGGGCGATCGCCCCCTGCGGCTGCTCTTCTCGGGCGATCTCGGCCCCGACGAGAAGGCCTTCTACGCCGACCCGGAAGCGCCCCAGGGCTTCGACTACATCCTCTGCGAGTCGACCTACGGGGGTCGTCAGCGCGAGGAGGCGACCCTGCGCCAGCGTCGGAAGACGCTGCGGAAGGAGATCCGCGACGCGATCGCGCGGGGCGGCAACCTCGTGATCCCGTCCTTCGCCGTCGAGCGCAGTCAGGAGCTGCTCCACGACATCGGTGTGCTGCTGAGTCGTCGCGAGATCCCCCAGGTGACGGTCTTCCTCGACAGCCCGCTGGCGCGGAAGGTCACCGGCGTCTTCGTCCGCTACGCCTCGACCCTCGAAGAGATCGAAGTCGACGAGAAGGAGATCTTCCGTCACCCGAACTTCGAGATCGTGCAATCGGTCGACGGTTCGAAGGCGATCAAGGACCACGACGGTCCGGCGATCATCCTGTCCGCGTCCGGTATGTGCGACGCGGGTCGCATCAAGCACCACCTGCGCAACAACCTCTGGCGCAAGGATTCGACGGTGCTCTTCGTGGGCTACCAGGCGCCTGGCACGCTCGGGCACATCTTGCAGGGCGGCGCGAAGAGCGTGCGCATCCACGGCAAGGAAGTCGACGTGAACGCGCGCATCCGCCGCATCGGGAACTACTCGGCCCACGCGGACCAGGACGAACTCGTCGCGTGGGTGCAGGAGCGTCTGCCCGTACACGGCGGCGTGTTCCTGACCCACGGCGAGCAGGAGCAGCGGAAGCTGCTGAAGAAGGCGCTGGTCGCGAGCGGCGTTGCAGCGAAGCGGGTCCTGCTCCCCGACCTGGACGAGACCTTCACCCTGACCCCCTCGAGCGCCACCGGGAAGCCGGCGAAGAAGCGCCGCATCGACCCCGCCGAGCTCGAGCGCGATTGGTACAACGACTACGCCGCGCTGATCCTGGCGCTGGGGAAGCGACTCGA
- a CDS encoding nuclear transport factor 2 family protein has translation MPEPTPDYVRAVYDRYPEMVTKGDVDGILDLYTDDATIEDPIGSDIHRGRDAIRAFYEASAGTVTMKRTGPVRVAANEAATPLVVLIGPPGDGQQALDIISHMVFDANGKVTAMRAFWSADAFRPATDAD, from the coding sequence ATGCCCGAACCCACCCCCGACTACGTCCGCGCCGTCTACGACCGCTATCCCGAGATGGTCACCAAGGGCGACGTCGACGGGATCCTGGACCTCTACACCGACGACGCAACGATCGAAGATCCGATCGGATCCGACATCCACCGCGGACGCGACGCCATCCGCGCCTTCTACGAGGCATCGGCCGGCACCGTGACCATGAAGCGCACCGGCCCGGTCCGGGTCGCGGCGAACGAAGCGGCCACGCCGCTCGTCGTGCTGATCGGGCCCCCGGGCGACGGCCAGCAGGCGCTCGACATCATCAGCCATATGGTCTTCGACGCGAACGGCAAGGTCACCGCGATGCGCGCGTTCTGGAGCGCCGACGCCTTCCGGCCCGCGACCGACGCCGACTGA